GAGAAATGGCTTAACGGGGTGCTTGATCACTTCGAGAAGGATGGCACCGGCGTCCATCTCGACCGCCTTCGCGCTGTGAGCACGTTGCGTGGCTACTATGCCGGACAGTATTTTCAGCTCTTGCTTGATCTGCCTTTTGCTTTGCTATTTCTTACTGTCGTCGGATTTCTGGGAGGACTGTGGACGGCAGGATGCATCCTCGCTATTTCCATGGTGTTCTTAATCATCATCTCTTTTACGAGGAGACGTTACAGCATAAATCGCAAACGTCAAAAGATGCTTGGTGACCGACGTTACAACTTTCTTGTCGAAGCATTATCCGGCGTTCATACGATTAAAGCCATCTCTCTCGAAGAACAGATGTTGCGCCGACACGAACGACTTGAAGCCGAAGTGGCGAAGAGTGATTTCGATGTCATTAGTGTGGGCAATCTGCCTGTAAGCCTTGGCGGGATTTTTTCTCAGCTCATACTTTTTACTGTATTGTTTGTCGGAGGCACACAGGCCATTCAAGGGTACATCACGCTGGGCAGTCTGGCAGCCTGCACCTTGTTAAGTGGACGTTTTTTCCAACCGATACGCAAAGTGGCCGCGTTTTGGGTTCGGCATGCGGACATTGAAATTGCGCTCACCCAAATTCAACAGATTGAGGCATTGCGACAAGAGTCCGATGTCTCCGCACCCTGCCTTCCTGATGAAATTCTTGGCCGCATTCGGCTTGAGAATCTTTCTTTTCGCTACAATGAACATTTGCCATGGGTAGCGAACGCTATCGACCTGGAAGTGAATCCGAAAGAGATGGTCTGTCTGCGACACAGAGGATCGCATGGCACAACAACGTTACTCAACCTTATTTATGGTTTGGTGATTCCAACAGAAGGCCGAGTATATATTGACGGCATCGATATGGCCGAAATTTGCCACAACAACTTCAAAGGCCGCATTGAGTTCATTCCACAACAAGGAACACTTTTTAGCGGAACTATTTTCGACAACCTGACGTTGTTCAATCCAGCCTACCGCGAAGCGTCCCTGGATGCGGCCGCACTGCTTGGACTTGATGAAGTCGTCTCGGAACTACCTTTGGGGTATGAAACACAGGTTGGAGCCAGACTTTACGAGTTTCTTTCTACAGGTATTATCCAACGTATCTGCCTGGCCCGCGCTCTCACGATTCGCCCTCGAATCCTCTTATTGGACAAAGTGAACGACTCCATGGACAGCGAAAGCGACCAGCTCTTTTTTTGGCTGCTCGGTAAGCTTAAAGGGTGTTGCACTATTATTATAGTTACATCCGATCCTCGTATTATATCTCTGTCCGATAGGGTCTACCATCTTGTTGATGGTGTGTTGATCAAAGAAGAGGCCGAACGATGCTAGAAGCAAAGACCGGAACAACCGAAACCAGGGAACTGGCCTGGACACGATGGGTGTTGCAGTCGGCACGAGTTTGGGATGATGTATCCGATATTGTACAGGTTATCGGGATCAAGGGGGTGGATGAAGACCATAGAAAGTTCACTCAGTATGCTCTTGATCTTAACATTGTCATTCAGGCGTTTCATAACTCCAATGTATCCCTCGATAACCTGAAAAAAGGGGAGGAAATTTTCACACTGCTCATCGACTACGCCGGACTCCATTTCAATCGTGAAGAAAAGATTATGACCGAGATGAATAGCCCGCTCAAAGAGGCACATCTCGAACAACACGCTTTTTTCCTGAAAATGATCCAAGATCATTACAGCGATTTTAAACGCGGTAGGCTACAAATGGTATCCGGACTCAAATTGTCCATATTAGACTGGTGGGTTAACCACATCAACGTGGTGGACTACAACACCTTCGTCCTCGGACAAAAAGCTCCTCCGGACACTGTTGAGAACGGGAGGCAGGCATGATGGTCACTCCCTCCCAAACATTGGGTTTTGTCTTCCCGGGAGGACTCGGGCCATGCATCCCGCCTCTTTTGGATGCATTGGGCTGGAGAGGCAGCGATGCGCATTTGGCAGAATCGTTTCCGCACCTGAGCGATAGCATCGACTTGTCCGACTTGCTCAATGTAATGGCGAATCTCAAATTTGGAAGCCGATCAGTACACATTCGGCAAGACGCCTTGGACCCGCGTATGTTGCCCTGTCTTTTTGTAGACGAGAACGGCCGCGTTGCTGTTTTAGCCAAAAGCGACGGAAGATCTCAACTTGTCTTTGATGCAGACACGCAAAGCTACAGCACCCTGTCGCCGCAGCCTATCAAGGGGACGGCCTTCTTTTTCACTCCGGTAGATATTCAAGGGCACTCTTTGCACCGCAAGCAACAGCAATGGTTTCGGAAAGCGTTGAGCCGTTTCCATAAAACCATAAAACAGGGCTTGCTCATTTCTTTTCTTCTCAGCGTCCTGGCATTGATTATGCCCCTCTTTGTTATGATGATTTATGATCAGATGCCTTTTTTCGAAAACAACACCACCCTGGCCTACATCAGTATGGGCGTTATAGTATTTGTGTTGAGCGATTTTGGGCTTCGTGTCATGCGAAATGGCATCTTAAGTTTTATCGGAGCCAGGTTAGGCAATATCGTCGGCAATGAAGTCTTCAGACGAATTTTATACTTACCCCCATCCTTTACGGAGTCGGCATCTATTGGTTCTCAGGCCGCCCGTATACGAGATTTCGAAACCATACGCGATTTTTTTTCAGGACAAGCATTCATAGCTTTACTTGAAATCCCATTTATTACCCTGCTTGTTGTGGCTATGGGATTTTTAGGTGGATACGTCGTTTTTGTTCCACTCCTCGCTATAGGGTCATTCCTTCTGCTGGCGCTTATCTACTTGCCCAAAGTTCGTCGATCCAATGCCGCCGTTGCCAAAGCCAACGCCGCCAGACAAGAACTGGTCATGGAAATTCTGCTCAAAATGCGGGCTATCAAAATGACCAGCACTCCCGGCATGTGGGAAACCCGATTTCGGCAGCTCTCAGCTGAATGCTCCGCGCAGTCATACCAAGCGGCTCAACTGGCTTCACAGATCAATGTTTGGACGAATTCGCTTATCATGGGAGCCGGCGTCTGCACCATGGCGTTTTCTGTCAAAAATGTTCTTGCCGGTACCATGAGCATGGGTGCGTTGGTGGCCTGCATGATTCTGGTCTGGCGTATTCTTGCTCCATTACGCTCAGCATTCGTGGTTATGCTGCAGGTGGAGCGGATCAACAAGAGCGTGAACCAAGTTGATCGGCTTATGAATCTCGACATTGAACACCGAAGCGAGTCATTGCTCAATTTGAATAGAAATATCCGTGGTCAAGTCGCGTTTTCCCAAGTGTCCATACGGTATATGAAAGATGCCCAACCAGCCTTGCTGAGTGTCAGCTTTAAGATAGAAAACAATGAAATTCTTGCTGTAGCCGGACATGATGGAGCTGGGAAGTCCACCATTCTAAAACTCATTATGGGACTGTACTCCCCGCAAGCAGGCCGCATTACGCTCAACAACACCAGTTTGGGACAGATAGATCCACTTTCCCTGCGCAGAAGCATTAGCTATGCCCCTCAGGATCCTCATTTTTTTTATGGTACCATTGCCCAGAATTTGCGTTTGACCAATCCATTGGCATCCGATGATGCACTACGCGATGCCTGCAAACGATCTGGCATATTAGAAGCAATTGAGGCCATGCCCGAAGGCATGGGGACACGTATTGGCGATCATCGCATGAAGCAGATACCGGTTTCCTTTTTAAAAAAACTTAATCTGGCTCGGGCATTGTTGCGACCGGCTTCATTGGTACTCCTTGACGAAGTATTGGAACGACCGGGAGCAGATGAATCCAGCATCATTTTGGATGCACTGGAAGAACTTCGAGGGCATGCCAGTATTGTCATGGTCACGAATTCCGCTCCCTACCTCAAACTCGTGGATAAGATTCTCTGGCTGGAAAAAGGACGTGTGCGTGCATTTGGCGCCAAGGACGCCGTTTTGCCTCTTCTCCCCGCAGAATATCGTTGCTGATGAGACAAGAACCGATGCGCCTATGAGGGATACTGTATGAAAAAAAATGCTCCACGTGTACTTAAGCGCGACACGCTTCACCTTTCACAGGCGCTTTTACTGGAAGAGACCGGCGTTCCTCGGTTGGTGCGATATGTCATTATATCATTGACTCTAATCATTGCCGCGTTCATCACCTGGGCCAGTCTGACGAAAATAGATGAAGTCGCAGTTGCTACAGGAAAGATTATTCCGTCCGGGCATGTGAAACTCATTCAGAGCGAAGATGGCGGCATTGTTTCGGAGATTCTGGTGATGGACGGCCAAGCTGTGGAGAAAGGTCAAAAACTTGTTCTGATGGACCCAACGGTTTCCGTATCAACACTGGATCAGCAAAAAGTACGTCGGATGTCGCTTCAGTTACGTGAAGAACGTCTTCAAGCGCTTATCAATGACCACGAACCAGATTTTGGTTCGATTCCGGCAAAGTATTCTCGACTGGCTGAACAACAATCACTTCTTTATGCGCAAAAAAAGGAATCACTACAAATAGCCAGCGACATTCTCAACAATCAAATAAAGCAATACGAAGCTGAATATACTGAGCTGGACAACAGCGAGCAAACCCTTCGGCAGCAGTACAAATTGTTAGAGGATGAATATAAAACCTATGAAGACCTTTATAAGAAAGAGCTTGTAGGTAAACGTGAATTTTTTAGTATTAAACGACAATTTCTGCAGGTTCAGGAATTGCTCAACCAAATCCCCATGCGACGTATTCAATTAACCGAAAAATTGACGGAAACCAAAAATCGCCTTCTCAAGCTCAAAGAGGAAGCCTTGGATAATTGGATGACAGAACAGGCCGGAGTCCAGGCTGAGCTTGCCGAAATTGATGAAATCATCAAGCGATTTGAGATGGATGTCTATCAACTTTCGATCAAAGCCCCTACAAACGGAGTTGTGCATAATGTCCAGGTGTATTCGGCGGGAGAAGTCGTCAAACCTGGAGCCACGCTTATGGAATTGGTGCCAGTTGGTGAAAAACTGGTTGCCGAAGTCCGTATTTCCTCCCGTGACATAGGGCACGTCAGCCTCGATCAGACCGTAACGGTAAAACTGACAGCGTATGATTTTTCAAGGTATGGCGGCATGAAAGGGAAACTTGTTGAAATCTCACCCACGACCATTGTCGGAGAAAACGGCAGCGTGTTTTACAAGGGCATTGTCGAGTTGGATAAAAACTACATCGTCAAGGGCGATAAAAAACTCCTCATTCTCCCCGGCATGACCGTTCAGGCAGACATTAAAACAGGCAACAAGACTCTCATAGGCTATTTTCTAAAACCTATCACGCTGTCGCTTCAACAATCATTTCATGAGCGCTAACCGTTTACAGTCAGGGAGTGATTCGCCGCCGATACTGGCATGTCGGCCATATAAGGGAAAGGTGGTAATTCTATTGAAGCCTCCCCGGTAGACTTTTCGTTGCCATCACAGCTCAGACCCCATGCTGGCCTACTCCACTTTATACATTGAGAGAGCAGAGTCCATGATGGGGTGAACATGCTGTGCGAAGGAAAGTGGATATGCTTTAGAATCTACACCAAGGAGAATATATCATGTCCGTCGACCTTGCATCTACGTTTGTGCAACAGGCTCTTCAGGACCCCTCTCTCTGGAAAGAAATTGAGCAAGCCCCGAGCGCCGCACATGTGACACAAATTGCTAACAATAAAGGCTTCCAGTTCAATGAGCATCACCTGAAGTTGGCCATGGACTATGCCGAGAAGCACCTCGCCAAGGGACACGCGCAAGAAAAAGGAGTGCCCGCGCAAACGAAAAGCCTCCTGGACGCTGCCCACACGGGCTTCCAGACCTTCGAGGCATTTGCAGAGCCCTACAATCCTGGAATTGGCGTAGCGGCGGCAATGGATGGTATCCACCAGATAAAAATCGACCAGGCGCAAAAACAGCGCGCCATAGCCATTGCCCAGGCCATGGCCCAGCAAAATGGCATCGTGCACAAGCAGGCAACATACATACACGACGAGATAAAGCAGCTTGAACAAAACGGCATGAGCGGCGACCAGGCTGCCAAGTACGAGATGTACCGGCAGGTGGCGCTCACTGGAATAATGAAAAGGCTCAAGGATGGCGACGCATCCATCGTCCCTTCCGGCCAAGATGCGGCCATATATCCCGAGAGCCTGGAACACCCTGGCAATACAGCCACCTCGATTCTGCGTGATATCGCCTTAAATATCCTCGGTCATCAGTTCTTCCCTGGCATGGACGCAGCCAAAGCTGTTGCGACCATGCAAGAGCTGGCGTCCAACTCCACCGTGCTTTCCAAGGGGTACACGGACATGATTGGCGCGTTGAAAGCGGGCGGCGTCTCCACGAAAGATGCGCCTCAGAAAGTGAGCAACATGCTGGCTGATTTGAAGAGCATGGGCTTCTCCCGGACAAACTGCGCGTTGGTGTTGGAGTCTGTCGCCTCCATGGCCAAAGCCAAGGGGTTGCCCGCCAAATCCGTCGAGTACCTGGTGGGCCAAATGCCCAACATAGCCAACGGTTTTTTCCAGACTGTGAAGGGCTCGCCCTCCCCGGCCGACTACCTCAAGGCTTGTGGCTACATCCAGATGTATGTCGCCACCTTGGGGCAAGAGATCACCGGCGGCAAGGACATGACAACGAACAAGCTCCAGACAATGATGACCAATCTGGGCACCCAACTCTTCGGCCTTGTGAGCACGGGCAGCAGCTACCCACAGGCTATGGGCAAACTTTATCGCGAGGCGAGCCTCGCCGGACAGGACGGCAGCCTGACACAGGCGATCCTCGGCGCTTTCACCGCGAAAGGTCTTTCCACTCATCAGGCCAAGACAACCCTCGTCAGCCTGAGCAGCAAATTGCAAAGCTGGGCCTACTCCAAGGTCGACAGCTACAAAATCCTCAACGCCATAGCTCAACTGGCCAAGAGCAAGGACCTCTCAGTCAACAGTCTGAAAATGTACATGGACAGCGTTGGAGAGTTGACCCAGGAACTCTTCTCCGCCATCCCGGGTAAAGCTTCGCCCGCGGACTACGCCAAGGTCACCGATCAGCTGGTCAGCTACATCCAGGTCTCCAGCAAGTTCCTGCAGGATGGCCAAACCATCGACCAGCACGTCATGGACCAGCTCTCCAACAACTTATTCAATGGCGTGACCAAGCTTCAAAGCACTTACGGCGTCTCTACAAGCCAAGCCTATGCCATGTACTGTAGCCGAGTCGCGCTTGAACAGGCTTTTTCCGATGGCGGCCAGAAATCCCCTGCTGCGGACAAGGCCTTTGGTGATGAGTACGCAGCGCTGATAAAGCAGGGCAAGACGCCAGATCAGGCCGCCCAGGTTCTATCCTTGTGCGCTGGCTACGTCTCGGCCAAAGCCACACAGAGCGTTGCGCCCTCCCAGGCCTTGCAGGAGTACTTCCAGGGGATAACGGCCTACGCCAAAACCTACGGATTCGCCAAAGCCACGCAGATAATGACCTACCAAGGCATGTACGAGACTGCGCAGCACAGCTCAAATCTGAAAGACGATCAACTCTCCCCACAACAGGACATGGATACGGACGACATCACTGCGGGGCATCAGTTTGAAGACGCTCTAGCCAAGGCTGTGTACCAGGGCGCAGACCCTGTAGACGCAGCCAGGTCACTCTACGCAGAAGCCAAGGATCTGGCCGATTCGGTAAATCAGGGCCTCGCCAGCGTCGGGACGACAGTCTACAAGGCGGCTAACGACGGTTACACTTCCAAAACGGAGGTAGAAAATGACGTCGCCAATGCAAAAAAATACTATTTGAGCTGTGTGAAGCGCAATCTGGCTGAAGGCATGCCACCTGTCGCAGCCATAGCCGAAGCGGGAATAGAGGCCAAGGCCAATGCTCTAGCTCGAATATGGGGAAAACCACAGGGCTACTACGCGCCTTTCAGGGAAAATTTTGAAAAGTATCTCAAACAAGGCATGTCCCCCATGAGCGCCCTGGTCACGGCATACAAAGAATTCGTCAAAACATACGGTAAGAACGAGAGTTCTGGGGGAGAAATCTATAAGTATCTTGCCGAACAGTTTAATGATTATACAAAAAGTGCCGTCATCAACGCCAGCAAGAGCATAAACTGGGCGAGTACATCAGCACACGCCTTCTGGCCGCTCTTTAAAATGGCTGGCAAGACTGAATTGAAAAAGGGCCTCAAGTCCGTATTGACGGACCTTTATCAGGAGGCGCGTTACGGCTCAGTCCAGGACTCGGCCCGGATGAACGCAAACGAAGGTCTGGATGCCGTATTCAATGACGCCGAAGGGCTCGGCGATCTGACCAGCGAAACACCACTTACGGATTTGCTGGGCGGTGCTGACGTTGTCTCCGATGTCCTCGCCGATTCCTGGGCAGGCATAGGCATAGATGTCGGCGTTGAAATCGCCTCCGAAGGGGCTATGGACATAATTGGGGAAGTGATTCTTGGCATCTTCGCCTGTTGCTGAGACCATCTGAATGTTGTCCGCGTGGCAGGCTTACGCCACGTACGGTGCTCTCTGGCCCACTACACCGAAAATGAAGTAGGAGGAATCCATGGACTCAAAGCACATTGTCGGCAAAATCGTAGGCGCGGCATACGTGACCAATGACCTGGATGAGGCTAAGAACTTCTATGCGAACGTTTTTGGCTGGAGCTACCGACCCGCTTCCACGCCATTTGACAACCAGGCATTTCTGGCGCTGAAGGATGACGCAGTCGTCGCCAGCATGGGGGATT
This Desulfovibrio inopinatus DSM 10711 DNA region includes the following protein-coding sequences:
- a CDS encoding HlyD family type I secretion periplasmic adaptor subunit, with protein sequence MKKNAPRVLKRDTLHLSQALLLEETGVPRLVRYVIISLTLIIAAFITWASLTKIDEVAVATGKIIPSGHVKLIQSEDGGIVSEILVMDGQAVEKGQKLVLMDPTVSVSTLDQQKVRRMSLQLREERLQALINDHEPDFGSIPAKYSRLAEQQSLLYAQKKESLQIASDILNNQIKQYEAEYTELDNSEQTLRQQYKLLEDEYKTYEDLYKKELVGKREFFSIKRQFLQVQELLNQIPMRRIQLTEKLTETKNRLLKLKEEALDNWMTEQAGVQAELAEIDEIIKRFEMDVYQLSIKAPTNGVVHNVQVYSAGEVVKPGATLMELVPVGEKLVAEVRISSRDIGHVSLDQTVTVKLTAYDFSRYGGMKGKLVEISPTTIVGENGSVFYKGIVELDKNYIVKGDKKLLILPGMTVQADIKTGNKTLIGYFLKPITLSLQQSFHER
- a CDS encoding bacteriohemerythrin, with the protein product MLEAKTGTTETRELAWTRWVLQSARVWDDVSDIVQVIGIKGVDEDHRKFTQYALDLNIVIQAFHNSNVSLDNLKKGEEIFTLLIDYAGLHFNREEKIMTEMNSPLKEAHLEQHAFFLKMIQDHYSDFKRGRLQMVSGLKLSILDWWVNHINVVDYNTFVLGQKAPPDTVENGRQA
- a CDS encoding peptidase domain-containing ABC transporter, with product MMVTPSQTLGFVFPGGLGPCIPPLLDALGWRGSDAHLAESFPHLSDSIDLSDLLNVMANLKFGSRSVHIRQDALDPRMLPCLFVDENGRVAVLAKSDGRSQLVFDADTQSYSTLSPQPIKGTAFFFTPVDIQGHSLHRKQQQWFRKALSRFHKTIKQGLLISFLLSVLALIMPLFVMMIYDQMPFFENNTTLAYISMGVIVFVLSDFGLRVMRNGILSFIGARLGNIVGNEVFRRILYLPPSFTESASIGSQAARIRDFETIRDFFSGQAFIALLEIPFITLLVVAMGFLGGYVVFVPLLAIGSFLLLALIYLPKVRRSNAAVAKANAARQELVMEILLKMRAIKMTSTPGMWETRFRQLSAECSAQSYQAAQLASQINVWTNSLIMGAGVCTMAFSVKNVLAGTMSMGALVACMILVWRILAPLRSAFVVMLQVERINKSVNQVDRLMNLDIEHRSESLLNLNRNIRGQVAFSQVSIRYMKDAQPALLSVSFKIENNEILAVAGHDGAGKSTILKLIMGLYSPQAGRITLNNTSLGQIDPLSLRRSISYAPQDPHFFYGTIAQNLRLTNPLASDDALRDACKRSGILEAIEAMPEGMGTRIGDHRMKQIPVSFLKKLNLARALLRPASLVLLDEVLERPGADESSIILDALEELRGHASIVMVTNSAPYLKLVDKILWLEKGRVRAFGAKDAVLPLLPAEYRC
- a CDS encoding peptidase domain-containing ABC transporter, with the protein product MSVVFSKKAGPPHGIRSLPLLSGNLIDLFFASFSINVLSLALPIILMQVYDRIVPTRSMNTLLWLVVGFFCVVLIESGLRLCRSTITNWISARFEHTMSVNCIEKWLNGVLDHFEKDGTGVHLDRLRAVSTLRGYYAGQYFQLLLDLPFALLFLTVVGFLGGLWTAGCILAISMVFLIIISFTRRRYSINRKRQKMLGDRRYNFLVEALSGVHTIKAISLEEQMLRRHERLEAEVAKSDFDVISVGNLPVSLGGIFSQLILFTVLFVGGTQAIQGYITLGSLAACTLLSGRFFQPIRKVAAFWVRHADIEIALTQIQQIEALRQESDVSAPCLPDEILGRIRLENLSFRYNEHLPWVANAIDLEVNPKEMVCLRHRGSHGTTTLLNLIYGLVIPTEGRVYIDGIDMAEICHNNFKGRIEFIPQQGTLFSGTIFDNLTLFNPAYREASLDAAALLGLDEVVSELPLGYETQVGARLYEFLSTGIIQRICLARALTIRPRILLLDKVNDSMDSESDQLFFWLLGKLKGCCTIIIVTSDPRIISLSDRVYHLVDGVLIKEEAERC
- a CDS encoding Nif11 family protein; translation: MSVDLASTFVQQALQDPSLWKEIEQAPSAAHVTQIANNKGFQFNEHHLKLAMDYAEKHLAKGHAQEKGVPAQTKSLLDAAHTGFQTFEAFAEPYNPGIGVAAAMDGIHQIKIDQAQKQRAIAIAQAMAQQNGIVHKQATYIHDEIKQLEQNGMSGDQAAKYEMYRQVALTGIMKRLKDGDASIVPSGQDAAIYPESLEHPGNTATSILRDIALNILGHQFFPGMDAAKAVATMQELASNSTVLSKGYTDMIGALKAGGVSTKDAPQKVSNMLADLKSMGFSRTNCALVLESVASMAKAKGLPAKSVEYLVGQMPNIANGFFQTVKGSPSPADYLKACGYIQMYVATLGQEITGGKDMTTNKLQTMMTNLGTQLFGLVSTGSSYPQAMGKLYREASLAGQDGSLTQAILGAFTAKGLSTHQAKTTLVSLSSKLQSWAYSKVDSYKILNAIAQLAKSKDLSVNSLKMYMDSVGELTQELFSAIPGKASPADYAKVTDQLVSYIQVSSKFLQDGQTIDQHVMDQLSNNLFNGVTKLQSTYGVSTSQAYAMYCSRVALEQAFSDGGQKSPAADKAFGDEYAALIKQGKTPDQAAQVLSLCAGYVSAKATQSVAPSQALQEYFQGITAYAKTYGFAKATQIMTYQGMYETAQHSSNLKDDQLSPQQDMDTDDITAGHQFEDALAKAVYQGADPVDAARSLYAEAKDLADSVNQGLASVGTTVYKAANDGYTSKTEVENDVANAKKYYLSCVKRNLAEGMPPVAAIAEAGIEAKANALARIWGKPQGYYAPFRENFEKYLKQGMSPMSALVTAYKEFVKTYGKNESSGGEIYKYLAEQFNDYTKSAVINASKSINWASTSAHAFWPLFKMAGKTELKKGLKSVLTDLYQEARYGSVQDSARMNANEGLDAVFNDAEGLGDLTSETPLTDLLGGADVVSDVLADSWAGIGIDVGVEIASEGAMDIIGEVILGIFACC